The following coding sequences are from one Homalodisca vitripennis isolate AUS2020 chromosome 7, UT_GWSS_2.1, whole genome shotgun sequence window:
- the LOC124366528 gene encoding zwei Ig domain protein zig-8-like — protein sequence MFLFLVVMSLFRQLSCETEPGNDDAHIESLLQMLFYESTFSPPPAASTTQRILPYFETTTTAANLTTQLGNSVTFHCRVNDLVDEASVSWLRRRDGQLHLLSVGVEVYSTDGRFTAAFASPNDWQLRLTTAQDRDQGFYECQVSSHPPIVFTVYLQVVVPELEIADERGLPIRNKFYNAGSTIELKCIISRVSEPSNLITWTHGTRVLNFDTSRGGISVKTDVIAGGAKSRLFIANARTVDSGNYTCSLAELASATVTVHVLNGETPAAMQHGASTTPLPSLFLCVLLLLLSTR from the exons ATGTTTTTGTTTCTCGTAGTAATGTCCTTATTCCGGCAGTTGTCCTGCGAAACCGAACCTG GCAATGATGACGCGCACATCGAATCTCTTCTGCAAATGCTATTTTACGAGTCTACGTTCTCTCCACCTCCCGCTGCCTCTACGACGCAACGCATACTCCCCTACTTCGAGACTACGACCACTGCTGCCAACCTTACCACACAACTCGGCAACTCCGTCACATTCCACTGCCGAGTCAACGATCTTGTTGACGAAGCTTCG gttTCGTGGCTACGAAGACGCGACGGGCAACTTCACCTCCTCTCAGTGGGAGTGGAGGTGTACAGCACCGATGGCCGGTTCACTGCAGCCTTCGCCTCTCCCAATGACTGGCAACTGCGCCTCACAACCGCCCAGGACCGGGACCAGGGCTTCTACGAGTGTCAGGTGTCCTCACATCCCCCCATAGTCTTCACTGTGTATCTCCAGGTAGTCG TTCCAGAACTTGAAATCGCAGACGAGAGGGGTCTGCCCATCAGAAACAAGTTCTACAACGCTGGTAGCACCATAGAACTCAAATGTATCATCAGCAGGGTCTCAGAACCAAGCAATCTGATCACTTGGACCCATGGGACTCGAGTTCTCAACTTTGACACATCCAGAGGCGGAATAAG CGTCAAGACCGATGTGATTGCTGGAGGAGCCAAGAGTCGTCTGTTTATAGCCAACGCTCGCACTGTGGACTCTGGAAACTACACTTGCTCTCTCGCTGAGCTCGCCTCTGCTACAGTAACTGTACACGTCCTCAATG GGGAGACACCAGCGGCTATGCAGCATGGCGCCAGCACCACCCCTCTCCCATCATTGTTTCTTTGTGTCCTCCTGTTGTTATTGTCCACGAGATAA